Proteins from a genomic interval of Gadus macrocephalus chromosome 2, ASM3116895v1:
- the LOC132449864 gene encoding TOM1-like protein 2 isoform X1 has product MLSFPDGLFVVKMDFLLGNPYSTPVGQCIERATDGGLQNEDWTLNMEICDIINETEEGPKDAMRALKKRLSGNRNFREVMLALTVLETCVKNCGHRFHVHVATRDFIDGVLVKIISPKTNPPTIVQEKVLALIQAWADAFRSSPDLTGVVHIYEELKRKGVEFPMADLDALSPIHTPQRGIPEVDPAVLKYRAPTVTPIALAIPATAALPRPVPVPPTADTSPSQIPHVPDVSGPITANPEQIAQLRSELDVVRGNTKVMSEMLTEMVPGQEDSSDLELLQELNRTCRAMQQRVVELISRVSNEEMTEELLHVNDDLNNIFLRYERYERYRLGRTGKNNGMLGEAPEDNLIDLGPGSPAVVTPRATAGPSPASTLMGAAASPPHHPPTNSTLSSAQGGLNVGTDSVGSALSAISCRNPDDFDMFAQTRGSSLADQRKNVKYEDPQALGGLASALDVRQQNTGGVLRLKGDENPAEQELPIDSWLITQGMIPVSQSSVMDDIEEWLCADVKGDGAEEGVTSEEFDKFLEDRAKVGDSGPSPPLRGRPGPPVGATSGSHKKAERTEDALFAL; this is encoded by the exons AGCGGGCAACGGACGGAGGGCTGCAAAACGAGGACTGGACCCTCAATATGGAGATCTGTGACATCATTAATGAGACAGAGGAGGG gcctaaAGATGCCATGCGGGCCCTGAAGAAGAGGCTGAGTGGGAACAGGAACTTCAGAGAGGTGATGCTCGCACTCACG GTGCTAGAGACGTGCGTGAAGAACTGCGGCCACAGGTTCCACGTGCACGTGGCCACCAGGGACTTCATCGACGGCGTGCTGGTCAAGATCATCTCCCCTAAGACCAATCCCCCAACCATCGTTCAAGAAAAAGTACTTGCTCTCATCCAG GCGTGGGCAGACGCCTTCAGAAGCAGCCCTGACCTGACGGGTGTAGTCCACATCTACGAGGAACTGAAGAGGAAAGGGGTTGAGTTCCCCATGGCCGACCTGGACGCCCTGTCCCCCATACACACGCCACAGAGG GGCATCCCTGAGGTGGACCCGGCGGTCCTGAAGTACAGAGCCCCCACCGTGACCCCCATCGCCCTCGCAATCCCCGCCACCGCCGCCCTTCCGAGACCCGTCCCTGTCCCCCCCACGGCCGACACCTCTCCGTCGCAGATCCCCCACGTCCCCGACGTCTCGGGCCCCATCACTGCCAACCCTGAGCAG aTCGCCCAGCTGCGCAGTGAGCTTGACGTTGTGAGAGGAAACACCAAAGTCATGTCTGAGATGTTGACGGAGATGGTTCCTGGGCAGGAAGACTCCTCCGATCTGGAGCTGCTGCAG gagctgAACAGGACATGCAGGGCGATGCAGCAGCGGGTAGTGGAGCTGATCTCCAGGGTCTCCAACGAGGAGATGACCGAGGAACTGCTGCATGTCAACGATGACCTCAACAACATCTTCCTACGCTACGagag ATATGAAAGGTACCGGTTGGGTAGAACTGGAAAGAACAATGGA ATGTTGGGTGAGGCCCCAGAGGACAACCTGATAGACCTGGGCCCCGGCTCCCCCGCAGTGGTCACCCCTAGGGCCACTGCCGGCCCCTCTCCCGCCTCCACCCTCATGGGGGCTGccgcctcccctccccaccacccccccaccaactCCACCCTATCTTCAGCCCAGGGCGGACTCA ATGTTGGTACGGACAGCGTTGGCAGCGCCCTGTCCGCCATCTCCTGCCGGAACCCCGATGACTTCGACATGTTCGCCCAGACCCGAGGTAGCTCGCTGGCCGACCAGCGCAAGAA TGTAAAGTATGAAGACCCTCAAGCCCTGGGGGGCCTGGCCTCGGCTCTGGACGTCAGACAGCAGAACACCGGAGGAGTG CTGAGGTTAAAAGGGGATGAAAATCCAGCAGAGCAGGAGCTGCCCATAGACAGCTGGCTTATTACCCAAGGAATG ATCCCTGTATCGCAGTCCTCTGTCATGGATGACATAGAGGAATGGCTCTGTGCGGATGTG AAAGGAGATGGCGCAGAGGAAGGAGTCACCAGTGAAG AGTTTGATAAGTTCCTAGAGGATCGAGCCAAGGTGGGAGATTCTGGACCCTCTCCCCCACTAAGAGGCAGACCAGGGCCCCCCGTCGGGGCTACTAGCGGCTCCCACAAGAAGGCAGAGCGGACGGAGGACGCCCTCTTTGCCCTGTAG
- the LOC132449864 gene encoding TOM1-like protein 2 isoform X4 yields the protein MLSFPDGLFVVKMDFLLGNPYSTPVGQCIERATDGGLQNEDWTLNMEICDIINETEEGPKDAMRALKKRLSGNRNFREVMLALTVLETCVKNCGHRFHVHVATRDFIDGVLVKIISPKTNPPTIVQEKVLALIQAWADAFRSSPDLTGVVHIYEELKRKGVEFPMADLDALSPIHTPQRGIPEVDPAVLKYRAPTVTPIALAIPATAALPRPVPVPPTADTSPSQIPHVPDVSGPITANPEQIAQLRSELDVVRGNTKVMSEMLTEMVPGQEDSSDLELLQELNRTCRAMQQRVVELISRVSNEEMTEELLHVNDDLNNIFLRYERYERYRLGRTGKNNGMLGEAPEDNLIDLGPGSPAVVTPRATAGPSPASTLMGAAASPPHHPPTNSTLSSAQGGLNVGTDSVGSALSAISCRNPDDFDMFAQTRGSSLADQRKNVKYEDPQALGGLASALDVRQQNTGGVKGDGAEEGVTSEEFDKFLEDRAKVGDSGPSPPLRGRPGPPVGATSGSHKKAERTEDALFAL from the exons AGCGGGCAACGGACGGAGGGCTGCAAAACGAGGACTGGACCCTCAATATGGAGATCTGTGACATCATTAATGAGACAGAGGAGGG gcctaaAGATGCCATGCGGGCCCTGAAGAAGAGGCTGAGTGGGAACAGGAACTTCAGAGAGGTGATGCTCGCACTCACG GTGCTAGAGACGTGCGTGAAGAACTGCGGCCACAGGTTCCACGTGCACGTGGCCACCAGGGACTTCATCGACGGCGTGCTGGTCAAGATCATCTCCCCTAAGACCAATCCCCCAACCATCGTTCAAGAAAAAGTACTTGCTCTCATCCAG GCGTGGGCAGACGCCTTCAGAAGCAGCCCTGACCTGACGGGTGTAGTCCACATCTACGAGGAACTGAAGAGGAAAGGGGTTGAGTTCCCCATGGCCGACCTGGACGCCCTGTCCCCCATACACACGCCACAGAGG GGCATCCCTGAGGTGGACCCGGCGGTCCTGAAGTACAGAGCCCCCACCGTGACCCCCATCGCCCTCGCAATCCCCGCCACCGCCGCCCTTCCGAGACCCGTCCCTGTCCCCCCCACGGCCGACACCTCTCCGTCGCAGATCCCCCACGTCCCCGACGTCTCGGGCCCCATCACTGCCAACCCTGAGCAG aTCGCCCAGCTGCGCAGTGAGCTTGACGTTGTGAGAGGAAACACCAAAGTCATGTCTGAGATGTTGACGGAGATGGTTCCTGGGCAGGAAGACTCCTCCGATCTGGAGCTGCTGCAG gagctgAACAGGACATGCAGGGCGATGCAGCAGCGGGTAGTGGAGCTGATCTCCAGGGTCTCCAACGAGGAGATGACCGAGGAACTGCTGCATGTCAACGATGACCTCAACAACATCTTCCTACGCTACGagag ATATGAAAGGTACCGGTTGGGTAGAACTGGAAAGAACAATGGA ATGTTGGGTGAGGCCCCAGAGGACAACCTGATAGACCTGGGCCCCGGCTCCCCCGCAGTGGTCACCCCTAGGGCCACTGCCGGCCCCTCTCCCGCCTCCACCCTCATGGGGGCTGccgcctcccctccccaccacccccccaccaactCCACCCTATCTTCAGCCCAGGGCGGACTCA ATGTTGGTACGGACAGCGTTGGCAGCGCCCTGTCCGCCATCTCCTGCCGGAACCCCGATGACTTCGACATGTTCGCCCAGACCCGAGGTAGCTCGCTGGCCGACCAGCGCAAGAA TGTAAAGTATGAAGACCCTCAAGCCCTGGGGGGCCTGGCCTCGGCTCTGGACGTCAGACAGCAGAACACCGGAGGAGTG AAAGGAGATGGCGCAGAGGAAGGAGTCACCAGTGAAG AGTTTGATAAGTTCCTAGAGGATCGAGCCAAGGTGGGAGATTCTGGACCCTCTCCCCCACTAAGAGGCAGACCAGGGCCCCCCGTCGGGGCTACTAGCGGCTCCCACAAGAAGGCAGAGCGGACGGAGGACGCCCTCTTTGCCCTGTAG
- the LOC132449864 gene encoding TOM1-like protein 2 isoform X2 — translation MLSFPDGLFVVKMDFLLGNPYSTPVGQCIERATDGGLQNEDWTLNMEICDIINETEEGPKDAMRALKKRLSGNRNFREVMLALTVLETCVKNCGHRFHVHVATRDFIDGVLVKIISPKTNPPTIVQEKVLALIQAWADAFRSSPDLTGVVHIYEELKRKGVEFPMADLDALSPIHTPQRGIPEVDPAVLKYRAPTVTPIALAIPATAALPRPVPVPPTADTSPSQIPHVPDVSGPITANPEQIAQLRSELDVVRGNTKVMSEMLTEMVPGQEDSSDLELLQELNRTCRAMQQRVVELISRVSNEEMTEELLHVNDDLNNIFLRYERYERYRLGRTGKNNGMLGEAPEDNLIDLGPGSPAVVTPRATAGPSPASTLMGAAASPPHHPPTNSTLSSAQGGLNVGTDSVGSALSAISCRNPDDFDMFAQTRGSSLADQRKNVKYEDPQALGGLASALDVRQQNTGGVLRLKGDENPAEQELPIDSWLITQGMKGDGAEEGVTSEEFDKFLEDRAKVGDSGPSPPLRGRPGPPVGATSGSHKKAERTEDALFAL, via the exons AGCGGGCAACGGACGGAGGGCTGCAAAACGAGGACTGGACCCTCAATATGGAGATCTGTGACATCATTAATGAGACAGAGGAGGG gcctaaAGATGCCATGCGGGCCCTGAAGAAGAGGCTGAGTGGGAACAGGAACTTCAGAGAGGTGATGCTCGCACTCACG GTGCTAGAGACGTGCGTGAAGAACTGCGGCCACAGGTTCCACGTGCACGTGGCCACCAGGGACTTCATCGACGGCGTGCTGGTCAAGATCATCTCCCCTAAGACCAATCCCCCAACCATCGTTCAAGAAAAAGTACTTGCTCTCATCCAG GCGTGGGCAGACGCCTTCAGAAGCAGCCCTGACCTGACGGGTGTAGTCCACATCTACGAGGAACTGAAGAGGAAAGGGGTTGAGTTCCCCATGGCCGACCTGGACGCCCTGTCCCCCATACACACGCCACAGAGG GGCATCCCTGAGGTGGACCCGGCGGTCCTGAAGTACAGAGCCCCCACCGTGACCCCCATCGCCCTCGCAATCCCCGCCACCGCCGCCCTTCCGAGACCCGTCCCTGTCCCCCCCACGGCCGACACCTCTCCGTCGCAGATCCCCCACGTCCCCGACGTCTCGGGCCCCATCACTGCCAACCCTGAGCAG aTCGCCCAGCTGCGCAGTGAGCTTGACGTTGTGAGAGGAAACACCAAAGTCATGTCTGAGATGTTGACGGAGATGGTTCCTGGGCAGGAAGACTCCTCCGATCTGGAGCTGCTGCAG gagctgAACAGGACATGCAGGGCGATGCAGCAGCGGGTAGTGGAGCTGATCTCCAGGGTCTCCAACGAGGAGATGACCGAGGAACTGCTGCATGTCAACGATGACCTCAACAACATCTTCCTACGCTACGagag ATATGAAAGGTACCGGTTGGGTAGAACTGGAAAGAACAATGGA ATGTTGGGTGAGGCCCCAGAGGACAACCTGATAGACCTGGGCCCCGGCTCCCCCGCAGTGGTCACCCCTAGGGCCACTGCCGGCCCCTCTCCCGCCTCCACCCTCATGGGGGCTGccgcctcccctccccaccacccccccaccaactCCACCCTATCTTCAGCCCAGGGCGGACTCA ATGTTGGTACGGACAGCGTTGGCAGCGCCCTGTCCGCCATCTCCTGCCGGAACCCCGATGACTTCGACATGTTCGCCCAGACCCGAGGTAGCTCGCTGGCCGACCAGCGCAAGAA TGTAAAGTATGAAGACCCTCAAGCCCTGGGGGGCCTGGCCTCGGCTCTGGACGTCAGACAGCAGAACACCGGAGGAGTG CTGAGGTTAAAAGGGGATGAAAATCCAGCAGAGCAGGAGCTGCCCATAGACAGCTGGCTTATTACCCAAGGAATG AAAGGAGATGGCGCAGAGGAAGGAGTCACCAGTGAAG AGTTTGATAAGTTCCTAGAGGATCGAGCCAAGGTGGGAGATTCTGGACCCTCTCCCCCACTAAGAGGCAGACCAGGGCCCCCCGTCGGGGCTACTAGCGGCTCCCACAAGAAGGCAGAGCGGACGGAGGACGCCCTCTTTGCCCTGTAG
- the LOC132449864 gene encoding TOM1-like protein 2 isoform X3 produces the protein MLSFPDGLFVVKMDFLLGNPYSTPVGQCIERATDGGLQNEDWTLNMEICDIINETEEGPKDAMRALKKRLSGNRNFREVMLALTVLETCVKNCGHRFHVHVATRDFIDGVLVKIISPKTNPPTIVQEKVLALIQAWADAFRSSPDLTGVVHIYEELKRKGVEFPMADLDALSPIHTPQRGIPEVDPAVLKYRAPTVTPIALAIPATAALPRPVPVPPTADTSPSQIPHVPDVSGPITANPEQIAQLRSELDVVRGNTKVMSEMLTEMVPGQEDSSDLELLQELNRTCRAMQQRVVELISRVSNEEMTEELLHVNDDLNNIFLRYERYERYRLGRTGKNNGMLGEAPEDNLIDLGPGSPAVVTPRATAGPSPASTLMGAAASPPHHPPTNSTLSSAQGGLNVGTDSVGSALSAISCRNPDDFDMFAQTRGSSLADQRKNVKYEDPQALGGLASALDVRQQNTGGVIPVSQSSVMDDIEEWLCADVKGDGAEEGVTSEEFDKFLEDRAKVGDSGPSPPLRGRPGPPVGATSGSHKKAERTEDALFAL, from the exons AGCGGGCAACGGACGGAGGGCTGCAAAACGAGGACTGGACCCTCAATATGGAGATCTGTGACATCATTAATGAGACAGAGGAGGG gcctaaAGATGCCATGCGGGCCCTGAAGAAGAGGCTGAGTGGGAACAGGAACTTCAGAGAGGTGATGCTCGCACTCACG GTGCTAGAGACGTGCGTGAAGAACTGCGGCCACAGGTTCCACGTGCACGTGGCCACCAGGGACTTCATCGACGGCGTGCTGGTCAAGATCATCTCCCCTAAGACCAATCCCCCAACCATCGTTCAAGAAAAAGTACTTGCTCTCATCCAG GCGTGGGCAGACGCCTTCAGAAGCAGCCCTGACCTGACGGGTGTAGTCCACATCTACGAGGAACTGAAGAGGAAAGGGGTTGAGTTCCCCATGGCCGACCTGGACGCCCTGTCCCCCATACACACGCCACAGAGG GGCATCCCTGAGGTGGACCCGGCGGTCCTGAAGTACAGAGCCCCCACCGTGACCCCCATCGCCCTCGCAATCCCCGCCACCGCCGCCCTTCCGAGACCCGTCCCTGTCCCCCCCACGGCCGACACCTCTCCGTCGCAGATCCCCCACGTCCCCGACGTCTCGGGCCCCATCACTGCCAACCCTGAGCAG aTCGCCCAGCTGCGCAGTGAGCTTGACGTTGTGAGAGGAAACACCAAAGTCATGTCTGAGATGTTGACGGAGATGGTTCCTGGGCAGGAAGACTCCTCCGATCTGGAGCTGCTGCAG gagctgAACAGGACATGCAGGGCGATGCAGCAGCGGGTAGTGGAGCTGATCTCCAGGGTCTCCAACGAGGAGATGACCGAGGAACTGCTGCATGTCAACGATGACCTCAACAACATCTTCCTACGCTACGagag ATATGAAAGGTACCGGTTGGGTAGAACTGGAAAGAACAATGGA ATGTTGGGTGAGGCCCCAGAGGACAACCTGATAGACCTGGGCCCCGGCTCCCCCGCAGTGGTCACCCCTAGGGCCACTGCCGGCCCCTCTCCCGCCTCCACCCTCATGGGGGCTGccgcctcccctccccaccacccccccaccaactCCACCCTATCTTCAGCCCAGGGCGGACTCA ATGTTGGTACGGACAGCGTTGGCAGCGCCCTGTCCGCCATCTCCTGCCGGAACCCCGATGACTTCGACATGTTCGCCCAGACCCGAGGTAGCTCGCTGGCCGACCAGCGCAAGAA TGTAAAGTATGAAGACCCTCAAGCCCTGGGGGGCCTGGCCTCGGCTCTGGACGTCAGACAGCAGAACACCGGAGGAGTG ATCCCTGTATCGCAGTCCTCTGTCATGGATGACATAGAGGAATGGCTCTGTGCGGATGTG AAAGGAGATGGCGCAGAGGAAGGAGTCACCAGTGAAG AGTTTGATAAGTTCCTAGAGGATCGAGCCAAGGTGGGAGATTCTGGACCCTCTCCCCCACTAAGAGGCAGACCAGGGCCCCCCGTCGGGGCTACTAGCGGCTCCCACAAGAAGGCAGAGCGGACGGAGGACGCCCTCTTTGCCCTGTAG